The region GGTGGTAATTGGGATAATTAAAAACCATGTGGGGAAAAAaccaagaaattggcataagaaACTAGACCAAATTTTATGGGCATGTCGAACCTCCCCTAAAGAGGCTATAAATACTACGCCTTTCCGGTTAACATATGGTCATGACACTGTTTTGCCAATCGAAATCTACTTGCAATCAACAAGAATTCAGAGGCACCATGAAATTCCATCTGAGTCTTATTGGAACATGATGTTGGATGAATTAGTCTATTTAGATGAAGAAAGATTAAGTGCCTTAGAATTATTAAAAAGGCATAAAAAGAGAGTAGAAAAGTCTTATAACAAAAGGGTCAAAGTTAAATTATTTTTGACTGGATATTTAGTGTGGAAAGTGATTTTACCCATGGATCGGAAAGATAGAGCATTTGGAAAATGGTCCCCTAAATGGGAAGGCCCTTTTCCAGTCACTCAAGTTTTTTCAAACGACACATATGAAATTGAAGAGTTAGTTGAAGATCAAAGATTCTTGGAAATAAATGGGAAGTATTTGAAGAAATATAAGCCTGCACTTTAAAGGGTAAAAATAGCGAAAGAATAATTTATGTAAAAAAAAGTCACAGCCATAATGGTAAAATTGATGTCAACTAGATTGCCAAAATAGCCAAGTCATTACATAAAGAGCCACGAAGGGCTTTAAAAATCACCACAAGAGAATTAAACTAAGACAAACACTTCGAGTAAAGTCGACTCATCTAAAAGGGGAGAGATTCTTTCATTTTTTGGTACTTCGACTTTTGAAGATGTAAGCGACGTTCCCTACCAGATTTGTAAGCAGTAAGAGTGTCAATCTCCTCCCCCCAGTTTTTGGGCCTTTCCACATGTTGCGGGCCGATTTGCACTTCTTTCGCCAACACATCTTCGTCCAAGTTTAGGAGTCCCTCTTTGCGCTCCTTAGCCATGACAATCTTGGTTTACAACTCTTTGATTCGTTGCTCCCAAGATCTTATATTCTTGTCACATGCTTCAATTTCCTTATTATTCTTCTCATAAGTTTTTTCCAACTCAGCGCTTTTGGCAATGGATTCAGAGGCTGCTTCCCATTCTACAGTCTGAGTCTCTG is a window of Lathyrus oleraceus cultivar Zhongwan6 chromosome 6, CAAS_Psat_ZW6_1.0, whole genome shotgun sequence DNA encoding:
- the LOC127094375 gene encoding uncharacterized protein LOC127094375, encoding MGLKLLTSTPYYTQANGQVEVGNKVVIGIIKNHVGKKPRNWHKKLDQILWACRTSPKEAINTTPFRLTYGHDTVLPIEIYLQSTRIQRHHEIPSESYWNMMLDELVYLDEERLSALELLKRHKKRVEKSYNKRVKVKLFLTGYLVWKVILPMDRKDRAFGKWSPKWEGPFPVTQVFSNDTYEIEELVEDQRFLEINGKYLKKYKPAL